The following are encoded in a window of Fusobacterium perfoetens genomic DNA:
- a CDS encoding GntR family transcriptional regulator: MSNYVNLKEKAYELIKNKIINLEFMPGDYLEEKKLSELLNVSRTPIREALARLEAEMWVSNLPRKGIFVTKVDENMLNNIFEARKCFEPAILEMAFNNLSSIKLNIFRERFVNYNTLPQEEKDKLDNDFHLYILNSVDNIFVQSMMVTTFEHVVRVRKLSFDKKLNKRISDSNDEHIQVIDFILSGKKAEAAEAFKKHIENSYIYYLGLLF, from the coding sequence ATGAGTAATTATGTAAATCTAAAAGAAAAAGCTTATGAGCTTATTAAAAATAAAATAATTAATCTTGAATTTATGCCTGGAGATTACTTGGAAGAAAAAAAATTAAGTGAACTTCTTAATGTAAGCAGAACTCCAATAAGAGAAGCATTAGCTCGTCTTGAAGCTGAAATGTGGGTGTCAAATCTGCCTCGGAAAGGAATTTTTGTAACAAAAGTTGATGAAAATATGCTTAATAATATTTTTGAAGCTAGGAAATGTTTTGAGCCAGCTATTCTTGAAATGGCATTTAATAATCTTTCGTCAATTAAACTTAATATTTTTAGAGAAAGATTTGTTAACTACAATACTCTTCCTCAAGAAGAGAAAGATAAATTAGATAATGATTTTCACCTTTATATTTTAAATTCTGTAGATAATATTTTTGTTCAGTCAATGATGGTTACTACTTTTGAACATGTAGTAAGAGTAAGAAAACTTTCTTTTGATAAAAAATTGAATAAAAGAATAAGTGATTCTAATGATGAACATATTCAAGTAATAGATTTTATTCTTTCAGGAAAAAAAGCAGAAGCTGCAGAAGCATTTAAAAAACATATAGAAAATTCATATATTTATTATCTTGGACTTTTATTTTAG